The following coding sequences are from one Hyalangium gracile window:
- a CDS encoding protein kinase domain-containing protein: protein MTRSLTTPRRFGKYILIRKLAEGGMAEIYLAKQIGAEGFERDVVIKCMLDHITQYREFVSMFLDEARLAARLHHPNIVQITDLGVADDRYFICMEYLAGEDLDAVIAASHYKGQAVPIPIAARIMLSTLEGLEFAHKYEEEGQPTGLVHRDISPSNIFVTYQGTVKVLDFGIAKASSRMTQTQPGLLKGKWGYMSPEQARGEPIDARSDLFSLGVTFHELLTARRVFERDTEIGVLLALMDQPIPPPSAHRPEIPPELDRIVMRALERRRDDRYASASEMRAELEEVLRGTSSIPGMSQLAQYMQGLFGAADVERKTKIPPLSQLGVHTLLQRQEDPVGFEKTMVRPSDPGGIPAVAQQGTGVVSAVAPAALHPVPQVPAAPVPASPPPARSAGLSMAIGALGAVALLALGGGAVWYFMPRTEQPAPVVMAPQPVAPPAPVAATPPAPTPPAPAPAPAPPEPPAPVASPEKPPEPTTKVESPPARPSRLTAKEIAATLRKHSSKMLECGQQFRADVPKGRQVKLMMTVKNSGEVRDVRVSEPANIAPALAKCLEGRLKQVRFPRNNHQPELVIEQPLRFND, encoded by the coding sequence ATGACCCGCTCCCTCACGACACCCCGCCGCTTCGGCAAGTACATCCTCATCCGCAAGCTCGCCGAGGGCGGCATGGCGGAGATCTACCTCGCCAAGCAGATCGGCGCGGAGGGCTTCGAGCGGGACGTGGTGATCAAGTGCATGCTCGATCACATCACCCAGTATCGGGAGTTCGTCTCGATGTTCCTGGATGAGGCGCGGCTCGCGGCGCGGCTGCACCATCCGAACATCGTCCAGATCACCGACCTGGGTGTGGCCGACGATCGGTACTTCATCTGCATGGAGTACCTGGCCGGCGAGGACCTGGACGCGGTGATCGCCGCCTCCCACTACAAGGGGCAGGCCGTCCCCATCCCGATCGCCGCCCGCATCATGCTCTCGACGCTCGAGGGCCTGGAGTTCGCCCACAAGTACGAGGAAGAGGGCCAGCCCACGGGGCTCGTCCACCGCGACATCTCCCCGTCGAACATCTTCGTCACCTACCAGGGCACGGTGAAGGTGCTCGACTTCGGCATCGCCAAGGCCTCGTCGCGGATGACGCAGACGCAGCCCGGGCTGCTCAAGGGCAAGTGGGGCTACATGTCCCCGGAGCAGGCCCGGGGCGAGCCCATCGATGCCCGCAGCGATCTGTTCTCGCTGGGCGTCACCTTCCACGAGCTGCTCACCGCCCGCCGCGTCTTCGAGCGCGACACCGAGATCGGCGTGCTGCTGGCGCTGATGGACCAGCCCATCCCTCCGCCGAGCGCCCACCGCCCGGAGATCCCCCCGGAGCTCGATCGGATCGTCATGCGGGCGCTGGAGCGGCGCCGGGATGATCGCTACGCGAGCGCCTCCGAGATGCGGGCCGAGCTGGAGGAAGTGCTCCGGGGCACCTCGTCGATCCCGGGCATGTCCCAGCTCGCCCAGTACATGCAGGGGCTGTTCGGTGCGGCGGACGTGGAGCGGAAGACGAAGATCCCTCCCCTCTCCCAGCTCGGAGTCCACACCCTGCTCCAGCGGCAGGAGGATCCCGTCGGCTTCGAGAAGACGATGGTGCGGCCCTCGGATCCCGGTGGGATCCCCGCCGTCGCTCAGCAGGGAACCGGCGTCGTCTCCGCGGTCGCACCGGCCGCCCTCCATCCCGTCCCGCAGGTGCCCGCCGCGCCCGTGCCCGCGAGCCCTCCGCCCGCGCGCAGCGCCGGCCTGTCCATGGCCATCGGAGCGCTGGGAGCCGTGGCGCTGCTGGCGCTGGGCGGAGGCGCGGTCTGGTACTTCATGCCTCGGACGGAGCAGCCCGCTCCCGTCGTCATGGCGCCCCAGCCCGTGGCCCCTCCAGCTCCCGTGGCGGCGACACCTCCCGCGCCCACTCCACCCGCTCCCGCTCCCGCGCCCGCGCCTCCCGAGCCTCCGGCGCCCGTGGCGAGCCCCGAGAAGCCCCCCGAGCCGACGACGAAGGTGGAGTCACCGCCTGCCCGTCCTTCCCGGCTGACGGCCAAGGAGATCGCCGCCACGCTGCGCAAGCACTCGAGCAAGATGCTCGAGTGTGGCCAGCAGTTCCGCGCCGATGTCCCCAAGGGCCGCCAGGTGAAGCTCATGATGACGGTGAAGAACTCGGGCGAGGTGCGGGACGTCAGGGTGTCAGAGCCCGCAAACATCGCGCCAGCGCTGGCGAAGTGCCTGGAGGGCCGACTGAAGCAGGTCCGCTTCCCTCGCAACAACCATCAGCCCGAGCTGGTCATCGAGCAGCCGCTGCGGTTCAACGACTGA
- a CDS encoding acyltransferase, producing the protein MPWLYFSLKAHHREWAEEWQREVQARFMELETVQIAEGCFVSPQARLFAEPGRTLVIGPGSSIASDAFVHGPIVLGRDVSINARASLDGGAAGIHIGDGTRIATGATLYAFNHGLNPDRELRDQPVTSRGIRVGEDVWIGANAGVTDGVTIGAHAVIAMGAVVTKDVPEWGIVAGVPARLIGDRRERR; encoded by the coding sequence ATGCCGTGGCTCTACTTCTCGCTGAAGGCCCACCACCGTGAGTGGGCCGAGGAGTGGCAGCGCGAGGTGCAGGCGCGCTTCATGGAGCTGGAGACCGTCCAGATCGCCGAGGGCTGCTTCGTCTCGCCCCAGGCCCGCCTGTTCGCCGAGCCCGGACGCACGCTCGTCATCGGTCCCGGCTCAAGCATCGCGTCCGACGCCTTCGTCCATGGACCGATCGTCCTGGGGCGGGACGTGAGCATCAACGCGCGAGCCAGCCTGGACGGAGGCGCCGCGGGCATCCACATCGGAGACGGCACGCGCATCGCGACGGGTGCCACGCTCTACGCGTTCAACCACGGCCTGAACCCGGACCGGGAGCTGCGCGATCAGCCCGTGACGTCACGAGGCATCCGCGTGGGCGAGGACGTGTGGATCGGCGCCAACGCGGGGGTGACGGACGGCGTCACCATCGGGGCCCACGCCGTCATCGCCATGGGCGCGGTCGTCACGAAGGACGTCCCCGAGTGGGGCATCGTCGCGGGAGTGCCCGCGAGGCTCATCGGCGACCGGCGCGAGCGGCGCTGA
- a CDS encoding fatty acid desaturase family protein, with the protein MSSAQRDFRRIPHRLNTLLTLGIVAALVGLLFVGARVESGWALALCVVAFALLFQTQFALLHEASHLKLHPDPTWNRWLGVLCGLLFPISASMLSITHWSHHLKNRSDQEMFDLYYPHQSRLGRTIAWYLMLVGFWYWIIPPFLLLLLVAPGVFRRMSERLHIAEAIFRHETITVGRIRAELLLCVLAISGVCVLSGLSGARLVLFYAVAAAIWSGTNYLEHSYSPRDVLSGAFNLQAPWPYGWLNLHRELDLNHHHYPDVSWIHLPALSPPGEQRRSYLLHYARQWATGPMLTHEPGPEPLKDIPRQYPCASS; encoded by the coding sequence ATGAGCAGCGCGCAGCGAGACTTCCGCCGCATCCCCCACCGCCTCAACACGCTCCTGACGCTCGGCATCGTCGCGGCGCTGGTGGGGCTGCTCTTCGTGGGGGCCCGCGTGGAGAGCGGCTGGGCCCTGGCGCTGTGCGTGGTGGCGTTCGCCCTGCTCTTCCAGACGCAGTTCGCCCTGCTCCACGAGGCCTCGCACCTGAAGCTGCATCCGGATCCGACGTGGAACCGCTGGCTGGGAGTGCTCTGCGGGCTGCTGTTCCCCATCTCCGCGTCGATGCTCTCCATCACCCACTGGAGCCATCACCTGAAGAACCGCAGCGATCAGGAGATGTTCGATCTGTACTACCCGCACCAGTCCCGGCTGGGCCGCACGATCGCCTGGTACCTGATGCTGGTGGGGTTCTGGTACTGGATCATCCCGCCCTTCCTGCTGCTGCTGCTGGTGGCGCCGGGGGTGTTCCGCCGCATGTCCGAGCGGCTCCACATCGCCGAGGCCATCTTCCGCCACGAGACGATCACCGTCGGCCGCATCCGCGCGGAGCTGCTCCTGTGCGTGCTGGCGATCAGCGGCGTGTGCGTGCTGTCCGGGCTGTCCGGGGCGAGGCTCGTGCTCTTCTATGCCGTGGCGGCGGCGATCTGGTCCGGCACCAACTACCTGGAGCACTCGTACTCACCGCGGGACGTGCTCTCGGGAGCCTTCAACCTGCAGGCGCCCTGGCCGTATGGCTGGCTCAACCTGCACCGCGAGCTGGACCTGAACCACCACCACTACCCGGACGTGTCGTGGATCCACCTGCCCGCGCTCTCGCCGCCGGGTGAGCAGCGCCGCTCCTACCTCCTCCACTATGCCCGGCAGTGGGCCACCGGTCCGATGCTCACCCACGAGCCCGGTCCGGAGCCGCTGAAGGACATTCCCCGCCAGTACCCGTGCGCCTCCTCCTGA
- a CDS encoding ATP-grasp domain-containing protein, whose translation MRLLLTGARGLPALIAARQLHRAGHDVLVCDTFPTHATRHSREIERSFQVPAPRFEEEAFIQRLLALIEEHRIDVLMPTGEEILYVARHRERLRARCEVVADTFEQLAALHDKWAFNQRVAARGLPAPRTWRLEGPGHLEALLREHARLIVKPAFSRFGQKTRLMEAGAPLSGLDCSRTLLAQQFIEGTELCSSSIVWEGALLAHVCYRPRYRFPSGPGYYYEPLGHPGVREWLLRFLEGTRFTGSLGFDFIQTAGGELYALECNPRMTSGFLLFPEDGRLGRALLGQAIAEPDLETPAMVGFPMLAGALPRIRSWKELREWWRAFGAARDALWRREDLKPFWYQLAAFPHLLQLSRRHGLAMGEATTHYTEWNG comes from the coding sequence GTGCGCCTCCTCCTGACCGGAGCCCGTGGCCTCCCCGCGCTCATCGCGGCGCGCCAGCTCCACCGAGCCGGCCACGACGTGCTCGTCTGCGACACCTTCCCGACTCACGCCACCCGGCACTCGCGCGAGATCGAGCGCTCGTTCCAGGTGCCCGCGCCGCGCTTCGAGGAGGAGGCGTTCATCCAGCGCCTGCTCGCGCTCATCGAGGAGCACCGGATCGATGTGCTGATGCCCACGGGCGAGGAGATCCTCTATGTGGCGCGGCATCGGGAGCGGCTGCGGGCGCGCTGCGAGGTGGTGGCGGATACGTTCGAGCAGCTCGCGGCCCTGCATGACAAATGGGCGTTCAACCAGCGTGTCGCGGCTCGGGGCCTGCCGGCGCCGAGGACGTGGCGGCTGGAGGGGCCCGGGCACCTGGAGGCGCTCCTGCGCGAGCACGCTCGGCTCATCGTCAAGCCCGCCTTCTCGCGCTTCGGGCAGAAGACGCGCCTGATGGAGGCGGGAGCGCCCCTCTCCGGACTCGACTGCTCGCGGACGCTGCTGGCGCAGCAGTTCATCGAGGGCACCGAGCTGTGCTCCTCCAGCATCGTCTGGGAGGGAGCGCTGCTGGCCCACGTCTGCTACCGACCGCGGTACCGGTTCCCGTCGGGGCCGGGCTACTACTACGAGCCGCTGGGTCATCCGGGCGTGCGCGAGTGGCTCCTGCGCTTTCTCGAGGGCACCCGGTTCACGGGCAGCCTCGGGTTCGACTTCATCCAGACGGCGGGCGGCGAGCTGTATGCGCTCGAGTGCAACCCCCGGATGACGAGCGGCTTCCTCCTGTTCCCGGAGGATGGGCGGCTGGGACGAGCGCTGCTCGGGCAGGCCATCGCCGAGCCCGACCTGGAGACCCCGGCGATGGTCGGGTTCCCCATGCTGGCCGGAGCGCTTCCACGCATCCGCTCGTGGAAGGAGCTGCGGGAGTGGTGGCGAGCGTTCGGCGCCGCACGGGATGCGCTCTGGAGACGGGAGGACCTCAAGCCTTTCTGGTATCAGCTCGCGGCGTTCCCCCACCTGCTCCAGCTCTCCCGGCGCCATGGACTGGCAATGGGCGAGGCGACGACGCATTACACGGAGTGGAACGGCTGA
- a CDS encoding NAD(P)H-quinone oxidoreductase — MHVFRTTGTGGPEVLSFDERPDLTPGPSELLVRVRATALNRADLIQLKGQYAPPPDAPPDIPGLEYAGEVLAVGPKVRRFRPGDRVMGLVGGGAWAEQLTVHEREALPMPEGMDFTDAAALPEVYLTAFDALVLQGGMRPGETVLVHAVASGVGSAAALLCRATGVRVVGTGRNATKLERAHEWGVERTVLVDGTPPRFAEAVREATGGRGADLALDLVGGDYVPETLEALAPQGRVMLVGLVAGNKAQINLGTLLVKRLRMTGTVLRSRALEEKIALAQAAERHLLPLFRSGALKPVIDAVVPMKDIRGALTRMASNETVGKVVLRWD, encoded by the coding sequence ATGCACGTCTTCCGCACCACCGGCACTGGCGGTCCCGAGGTCCTCTCCTTCGACGAGCGCCCGGATCTCACTCCTGGCCCCTCGGAGCTGCTCGTCCGCGTGCGCGCCACCGCCCTCAACCGGGCGGACCTGATCCAGCTCAAGGGGCAGTACGCCCCGCCGCCGGATGCGCCGCCGGACATCCCGGGCCTTGAGTACGCGGGCGAGGTGCTCGCGGTGGGCCCGAAGGTGCGGCGCTTCCGGCCCGGGGACCGGGTGATGGGGCTGGTCGGAGGTGGCGCGTGGGCCGAGCAGCTCACCGTCCACGAGCGCGAGGCCCTGCCCATGCCCGAGGGCATGGACTTCACGGACGCCGCCGCGCTGCCCGAGGTGTACCTCACCGCGTTCGACGCGCTGGTGCTCCAGGGAGGGATGCGGCCCGGAGAGACGGTGCTGGTGCATGCGGTGGCCAGCGGCGTGGGCTCGGCGGCGGCGCTGCTGTGCCGGGCCACGGGCGTGCGTGTGGTGGGAACGGGGCGCAACGCCACGAAGCTGGAGCGGGCGCACGAGTGGGGGGTGGAGCGCACGGTGCTCGTGGATGGCACGCCCCCGCGCTTCGCCGAGGCGGTGCGGGAGGCCACGGGCGGCCGAGGCGCGGACCTCGCGCTGGACCTGGTGGGCGGGGACTATGTCCCGGAGACGCTGGAGGCGCTCGCGCCCCAGGGCCGGGTGATGCTCGTGGGGCTGGTGGCGGGCAACAAGGCCCAGATCAACCTGGGTACCCTGCTGGTGAAGCGGCTGCGCATGACGGGCACGGTGCTGCGCAGCCGTGCACTGGAGGAGAAGATCGCCCTGGCCCAGGCGGCGGAGCGGCACCTGCTCCCGCTGTTCCGCTCGGGCGCCCTGAAGCCCGTCATCGACGCCGTGGTGCCCATGAAGGACATCCGCGGCGCGCTCACGCGGATGGCCAGCAACGAGACGGTGGGAAAGGTCGTCCTGCGCTGGGACTGA
- a CDS encoding allene oxide cyclase family protein: MREVLKRIGVGLVLGAALVGCGDDEEPAPVIRTIRVVEHADTDATTDNAPAGDSVGDILTFANPVFDEGNTRQVGTNQGYCIRVVVGQAYECFWTTFLEEGQLTVEGPFYDAKGSTLAITGGTKAFNGARGQMQLEFRNPQGTEFDFIYQVLLDP, encoded by the coding sequence ATGCGAGAGGTGCTGAAGCGGATTGGAGTCGGGCTCGTGCTGGGCGCGGCGCTGGTGGGCTGCGGAGACGACGAGGAGCCGGCGCCCGTCATCCGGACGATCCGCGTCGTCGAGCACGCGGACACGGATGCGACCACGGACAACGCGCCCGCGGGAGACTCGGTGGGGGACATCCTGACGTTCGCCAACCCGGTGTTCGACGAGGGCAACACGCGGCAGGTGGGGACCAACCAGGGCTACTGCATCCGCGTAGTGGTGGGGCAGGCCTACGAGTGCTTCTGGACGACCTTCCTCGAGGAGGGACAGCTCACGGTGGAGGGGCCCTTCTACGATGCGAAGGGCTCCACGCTGGCCATCACGGGCGGCACGAAGGCGTTCAACGGCGCCCGTGGGCAGATGCAGCTCGAGTTCCGGAACCCGCAGGGCACGGAGTTCGACTTCATCTATCAGGTCCTGCTGGACCCTTGA
- a CDS encoding agmatinase family protein — MATHFDPSAAASPDSGIFGLPHSPEEAHVVIVPVPFEATTSYGGGTSEGPGAVLHASRQVDLFDVETGRVYERGIAMLPESEDLRAWNTRAKERAQLVIEAGGVHPGQPELQAAADEVNALCQKMNDVVYRTTKHWLDQGKRVGAVGGDHSISYGIIQAHAEKYPGLGVLHLDAHADLRNAYEGFTWSHASIMYNVVQRLPGVKSLVQVAIRDMSEEEHQLIQNSTGRVRAYFDSTLQQKHFDGVPWNRQVDEIVSDLPEHVYLSFDIDGLDPVLCPHTGTPVPGGLSFPQATALISGVVRSGRTIVGFDLTEVAPDPDGGEWDGNVGARLLYKMIGWMLKSQRA; from the coding sequence ATGGCTACCCACTTCGATCCCAGCGCTGCCGCCTCCCCCGACTCCGGCATCTTCGGCCTGCCCCACTCGCCCGAGGAGGCCCACGTCGTCATCGTCCCCGTCCCCTTCGAGGCCACCACCAGCTATGGCGGCGGCACCTCCGAGGGCCCCGGCGCTGTCCTCCACGCCAGCCGCCAGGTGGACCTCTTCGACGTGGAGACCGGTCGCGTCTACGAGCGCGGCATCGCCATGCTCCCCGAGTCCGAGGACCTGCGAGCCTGGAACACCCGCGCCAAGGAGCGCGCCCAGCTCGTCATCGAGGCCGGTGGCGTCCACCCCGGCCAGCCCGAGCTCCAGGCCGCCGCCGATGAGGTCAACGCGCTCTGCCAGAAGATGAATGACGTCGTCTACCGCACCACGAAGCACTGGCTCGACCAGGGCAAGCGCGTGGGCGCCGTGGGCGGAGACCACTCCATCTCCTACGGCATCATCCAGGCCCATGCCGAGAAGTACCCCGGCCTCGGCGTCCTCCACCTCGACGCGCACGCCGACCTGCGCAACGCCTACGAGGGCTTCACCTGGTCCCACGCCTCCATCATGTACAACGTGGTGCAGCGGCTGCCCGGCGTGAAGTCGCTCGTCCAGGTGGCCATCCGCGACATGAGCGAGGAGGAGCATCAGCTCATCCAGAACTCCACCGGCCGCGTCCGCGCCTACTTCGACTCCACGCTCCAGCAGAAGCACTTCGACGGCGTGCCCTGGAACCGGCAGGTGGATGAGATCGTCTCCGACCTCCCCGAGCACGTGTACCTGTCCTTCGACATCGATGGGCTGGATCCCGTCCTCTGCCCGCACACCGGCACGCCCGTGCCCGGCGGCCTCTCCTTCCCGCAGGCCACCGCCCTCATCTCCGGCGTCGTCCGCTCCGGGCGCACCATTGTCGGCTTCGATCTGACAGAGGTCGCCCCCGACCCCGATGGCGGCGAGTGGGATGGCAACGTGGGCGCCCGGCTGCTCTACAAGATGATCGGCTGGATGCTGAAGTCCCAGCGCGCCTGA
- a CDS encoding sensor histidine kinase, translating to MPEFVSQGIPDACDSRRPGRGGWQSVHNQGEPLPALDVEALFRPYHRSMAAEQSGQHGWGIGLMTVRSMAEAHGGHIYVISSAGAGTTSTLELPLDSRPFVKAKDGAS from the coding sequence ATGCCCGAGTTCGTCTCGCAGGGCATCCCGGACGCATGCGACTCGCGACGCCCAGGGCGAGGTGGATGGCAATCAGTCCACAATCAGGGCGAGCCACTCCCGGCCTTGGATGTGGAGGCGCTCTTCCGCCCGTATCACCGCAGCATGGCCGCCGAGCAGAGCGGGCAGCACGGGTGGGGAATCGGCCTGATGACGGTGAGGAGCATGGCCGAGGCGCACGGAGGCCACATCTACGTCATCAGCTCGGCGGGAGCGGGGACGACCTCCACCCTGGAGCTCCCGCTGGACTCGCGCCCCTTCGTGAAGGCGAAGGACGGAGCCTCGTAG
- a CDS encoding ATP-binding response regulator, whose translation MSLVLVADDEPAVLEVLSQVVEDLGHDVLQARDGEEALGLARSRRPHLVVTDHVMPRLSGVELCRRLRSDEILKDVPVILLSAVLPQGAPEASAFLHKPFEITDFESLIRQSLEKTPEKSPAPDASPVEALGHWVSQTLQGPLATAREQLQRLQSAPAVDRQTLDVLGAQLRSMEFLTRSLQDAARLAAGSVALQPVAEDLSPHLRQVVESWQSLAPEVPIRLAVPGAPVELRFDPERIRQVFDALLANAVHHGKGRGEVRVELTSSQSLVTVRVRDEGPGFSDQELPRLFTPFQARQTDGGTGLGLYIASELARLHGGALSVESRLEKGSTFSLLLPRQ comes from the coding sequence ATGAGTCTCGTCCTGGTGGCGGACGATGAGCCTGCGGTGCTCGAGGTTCTGAGCCAGGTCGTCGAGGATCTGGGGCACGACGTGCTCCAGGCGCGGGATGGTGAGGAGGCGCTGGGGCTGGCTCGGTCCCGGCGGCCGCACCTGGTGGTGACGGACCACGTGATGCCTCGGCTGAGCGGCGTGGAGCTGTGCCGCCGGCTGCGGAGCGATGAGATCCTCAAGGATGTGCCGGTGATCCTCCTGAGCGCGGTGCTGCCTCAGGGGGCCCCGGAGGCCTCGGCCTTCCTGCACAAGCCGTTCGAGATCACCGACTTCGAGTCGCTCATCCGTCAGTCGCTCGAGAAGACGCCGGAGAAGAGCCCGGCGCCGGACGCCTCGCCGGTGGAGGCGCTGGGCCACTGGGTGTCGCAGACGCTCCAGGGGCCGCTGGCGACGGCGCGCGAGCAGCTCCAGCGGCTGCAGTCGGCTCCGGCGGTGGACCGGCAGACGCTGGACGTGCTGGGGGCGCAGCTGCGCTCCATGGAGTTCCTCACGCGGAGCCTCCAGGACGCGGCGAGGCTGGCGGCGGGGAGCGTGGCGCTGCAGCCGGTGGCGGAGGATCTCTCGCCGCACCTGCGCCAGGTGGTGGAGTCCTGGCAGTCGCTGGCGCCGGAGGTGCCCATCCGGCTGGCGGTGCCCGGGGCGCCCGTCGAGCTGCGCTTCGATCCCGAGCGCATCCGGCAGGTGTTCGACGCGCTGCTGGCCAACGCCGTCCACCACGGGAAGGGGCGCGGCGAGGTGCGCGTGGAGCTGACGTCCTCCCAGTCGCTGGTGACGGTGCGGGTGAGGGACGAGGGCCCGGGATTCTCGGACCAGGAGCTGCCGCGCCTCTTCACGCCATTCCAGGCGCGGCAGACGGATGGAGGGACGGGGCTGGGGCTGTACATCGCCTCGGAGCTGGCGCGCCTGCACGGTGGCGCGCTGTCGGTGGAGTCCCGACTGGAGAAGGGCTCGACCTTCAGCTTGCTGCTACCGCGACAGTAG
- a CDS encoding trypsin-like peptidase domain-containing protein, translating to MRAAGMKWWFLTGLLLASSVQADLARRRDAIVEVVQKVSPAVVYIGTEQEVESRFRRGGRSFLEDFFGGGQQERRRVQGLGSGVIVDAAGTILTNDHVIRGASAIHVVLADGRTLEAEVLGSDSTNDLAVLRVSSKEPLPTAKLGTSGDLMIGETVIAIGSPFGLSKTVTAGVVSATGRTFRAEDGTVYNDFVQTDAAINPGNSGGPLLNVDGEIIGINTAIFASAQGIGFAIPADKVRRIVEELTRFGKVRPAWVGIDAVDLPSHIAAQLGWDRSYGALVAGVEPGSPAEQAGVRRGDVVAEMGGSRISDADDFDTRVRGYPARSAFPLVLFREGGLRTLQVTPVEFPPRLVESLAWERLGLRVKEARGAMAISGVRPGSAAQEIGLEPGDVILKVNNQPVANSDAFREALLTARRGRSVLLLVRRGRYGYHITLPFQGQRL from the coding sequence ATGAGGGCCGCAGGTATGAAATGGTGGTTTCTGACGGGGCTGCTGCTGGCCTCCAGCGTCCAGGCGGACCTGGCGCGCCGCCGGGACGCCATCGTGGAGGTGGTCCAGAAGGTGTCTCCGGCCGTCGTCTATATCGGCACGGAGCAGGAGGTGGAGTCGCGCTTCCGCCGCGGCGGGCGCTCCTTCCTGGAGGACTTCTTCGGCGGCGGCCAGCAGGAGCGACGGCGGGTGCAGGGGCTCGGCAGCGGCGTCATCGTCGACGCGGCCGGCACCATCCTCACCAATGATCACGTCATCCGCGGCGCCTCCGCCATCCACGTCGTGCTCGCGGATGGACGCACGCTGGAGGCCGAGGTGCTCGGCAGCGACTCCACGAATGATCTGGCGGTGCTGCGGGTGAGCTCCAAGGAGCCGCTGCCCACCGCGAAGCTGGGCACGAGCGGCGATCTGATGATCGGCGAGACGGTGATCGCCATCGGCAGCCCGTTCGGTCTGTCCAAGACGGTGACGGCGGGCGTGGTGTCAGCCACCGGCCGCACGTTCCGCGCCGAGGATGGCACGGTCTACAACGACTTCGTCCAGACGGACGCGGCCATCAACCCCGGCAACTCGGGCGGCCCGCTGCTCAACGTGGACGGAGAGATCATCGGCATCAACACGGCCATCTTCGCCAGCGCCCAGGGCATCGGCTTCGCCATCCCCGCGGACAAGGTGCGGCGCATCGTCGAGGAGCTCACGCGCTTCGGGAAGGTCCGCCCCGCATGGGTGGGCATCGACGCGGTGGATCTGCCCAGCCACATCGCCGCGCAGCTCGGGTGGGATCGCTCGTACGGCGCCCTGGTGGCCGGCGTGGAGCCCGGCAGCCCGGCCGAGCAGGCGGGGGTCCGCCGGGGCGACGTGGTGGCCGAGATGGGCGGCTCCCGCATCTCGGACGCGGACGACTTCGACACCCGCGTGCGCGGCTATCCCGCGCGCTCCGCCTTCCCGCTCGTCCTCTTCCGGGAGGGGGGCCTGCGCACACTCCAGGTCACTCCGGTCGAGTTCCCTCCCCGACTCGTCGAGTCCCTGGCCTGGGAGCGACTAGGACTCAGAGTGAAGGAGGCCCGGGGCGCCATGGCCATCTCGGGCGTACGGCCTGGCTCGGCGGCGCAGGAGATCGGCCTGGAGCCGGGGGACGTCATCCTGAAGGTAAACAACCAGCCAGTCGCCAACTCGGATGCCTTCCGGGAGGCCCTTCTGACGGCGAGACGGGGACGTAGCGTATTGTTGCTCGTCCGCCGAGGCCGGTACGGGTACCACATCACCCTCCCGTTCCAGGGCCAACGCCTCTAG